A DNA window from Purpureocillium takamizusanense chromosome 9, complete sequence contains the following coding sequences:
- a CDS encoding uncharacterized protein (COG:S~EggNog:ENOG503NXEZ), with translation MALPGVLRMLPGIVFDPREPVPPRFAHLVENRDDDPGIFGRWNRDRNPWGGLGDGGAGGGGGGDGGGFVNFARVGPHHHHHGGNGRYGRPHNPDPWAPDAHFRPQDPGYERPQQQQRGFLPPLSSSIKVQVVHDTAKFTVTHVFWNRAENIKQGTYQFPLPLDATVTDFNCRIGVNRIIHGKVKGKEEARREFDNAVRQGRTGGLVEQQTAEIFTINLANIDANTKMRAELSFMCLLKHRSSNNRDVFTLTVPTFIAPRYGDVPFGVAVEDEYNHYLSFEADILTADELVTVNSDTHVIRFERAAGQRACQTWDDFVMRRDDAEMNQRTGRVQLEDGRTSLDKDLVITITTAQSDNKETPLACVEVHPDLDNHKAVMLTLPPEYLLSGEGFAHDGEIIFVADRSGSMTDKIESLKSAMLFFINGIPENRPFNIWCFGSECEYMWPRSKGLTEQTRRDAIDYVQRYFAANMGGTDILPALKKIYEARGGYHTLDIVVLTDGAIWGPQETIDYVKERRLVSEGLFRCFSLGIGRAVSHELVEGLAKAGGGYAEVITNVYGGGWEDRVVAVLRSALTGHVGTVDMQLKWHGDDGQELVQPPVSFKQSPADVSAISPFVRNRVFLLFDSGAQLAQLTAVELNIRVPGRNVTTKRVLPKRLLQPDATLHKLAVRALLGDLERGESWLHRRWGRVDDAVVRQEAIDLGMKWSLVSKWTSLYAVEEETTEPLDIVIPALVPSDDSDNDDDALLRARGTANQNVGLLGPGANADRAGTESASESEEDDVQSLPDDGSDSGSDDGDHGPGGGAGAAGQHGSGSGAGGADGGPDGGPNTAPGDASGDASGDGPRGAPGDAPGDAADGGADDAAASGHGGGANDSGSRPIDASDDDWDSASTSRTGSQNRPSSFTYRRQARRGAGLVQHLGARSRSRTRSRSRTRHRSHSGARSAGLAAAVVAAAAAAFPSDAATHRVRSSSLRTRSRGSERVGRTSAPGTAGPVDWCDDLSSSGSADGIDMNAISGSASFDGNPFTPAEQAPDAWESTASKERPLPESSSPYPWTSTPAPARSHRFVSGGTATSSSSDWRFKKKSGFVKGLTMSGSTGSTTVPEIANAMRAFDQSMPATNLYAPAIPVATRPAVGHGSMVSAPPLGPPPGATRSGSPEDETSERARQRELRRIREATTGRLFTGMRSEAHVASTGAALSRPRDRDSDKGREARRLESRGDSPSALPEESSARPRESEKEREARTGSLLDTLRSEAPETATSEASARARETASVLAGIGRSETRSAYADESAFPSADEDYVMGVDPPSEARPAVPDESSSPARGREEAEGTHGTARPFRSGPSGSSSSTTPASPASSFLSSWRGRARGTRGASPPPAQSPNPGATPPAGVAEMPSTLFAPPTTSAARRFRAGPRRGPLTSPLARTSMPPSAYGNPASPQPSVTQPGLDDSRYYAYGTMTPNSASLTSELGMGAPPLQSSYQQSSYAQASAPVYNPPASTFFMDSERSAPKTQEELAAERFVGEILRFQRSDGSFHFRDDEELKRSLGPSFFGVVTALLQYLARDKCPEPTKRLLAVAAGVVALLEEQFVACRALWVLMVGKASEYVTRNAPHARSGGQLMEEARRNVKSMSRVMGEVGDVQMRAENVSVLTSAPIAF, from the exons ATGGCCTTACCAGGCGTGCTTCGCATGTTGCCAGGCATCGTGTTCGACCCTCGCGAGCCGGTGCCACCTCGCTTTGCCCATCTTGTTGAgaaccgcgacgacgaccctgGCATCTTTGGCCGTTGGAATCGCGACCGGAACCCATGGGGGGGACTAGGTGACGGTGgagccggcggtggcggcggcggcgatggtggtggtttcGTCAACTTCGCTCGGGTCGgcccgcaccaccaccaccatggcggcaATGGTCGATACGGCCGGCCTCACAACCCTGATCCATGGGCGCCAGACGCACACTTCAGGCCCCAAGATCCAGGCTATGAGCGAccccaacagcagcaacgggGCTTTCTCCCGCCTTTGTCCTCGTCGATCAAGGTCCAAGTCGTCCACGATACCGCAAAATTCACCGTCACGCACGTCTTCTGGAATCGCGCCGAGAATATCAAGCAAGGGACGTACCAATTTCCCTTGCCTCTCGACGCGACCGTTACCGATTTCAACTGTCGCATCGGCGTGAACAGAATCATTCAtggcaaggtcaagggcaaggaggaaGCGCGCCGCGAGTTTGACAATGCCGTCCGCCAGGGCCGCACCGGCGGCCTAGTTGAGCAGCAGACGGCCGAGATTTTCACCATCAACCTCGCCAACATCGACGCCAACACCAAGATGCGCGCCGAGCTGTCCTTTATGTGCCTTCTCAAGCACAGGTCGTCGAATAACCGCGACGTCTTCACCCTCACGGTGCCGACCTTCATCGCCCCGCGATACGGTGACGTGCCCTTCGGCGTCGCGGTGGAGGATGAGTATAATCACTATTTGAGCTTCGAGGCGGACATCCTGACTGCCGACGAGCTTGTCACTGTCAACAGCGACACCCATGTCATTCGTTTCGAgagggccgccggccagcgcgccTGCCAGACCTGGGACGATTTTGTCATGCgacgcgacgacgcagaAATGAACCAAAGGACGGGCAGGGTTCAGCTCGAGGATGGCCGCACCAGTCTCGACAAAGACCTagtcatcaccatcaccaccgctCAGTCTGACAACAAGGAGACGCCGCTCGCATGTGTCGAGGTTCACCCCGACCTGGACAATCACAAGGCGGTGATGCTTACCCTCCCTCCAGAGTATCTTCTCTCGGGTGAAGGCTTTGCCCACGACGGTGAGatcatcttcgtcgccgaccgtTCGGGCTCTATGACGGACAAAATTGAGAGCCTCAAATCGGCCATGCTTTTCTTTATCAATGGCATTCCTGAGAATCGCCCGTTTAATATCTGGTGCTTCGGCAGCGAATGCGAATACATGTGGCCGCGCTCCAAGGGGCTGACTGAGCAGACCCGGCGGGACGCCATTGACTACGTCCAACGCTACTTTGCCGCTAACATGGGCGGCACCGATATTCTTCCCGCCTTGAAGAAGATATACGAGGCTAGGGGCGGCTACCACAccctcgacatcgtcgtgctgaccgacggcgccatctGGGGCCCGCAGGAGACCATCGACTATGTCAAGGAGAGACGTCTCGTTAGTGAGGGCCTGTTCCGCTGCTTCTCCCTGGGCATCGGGCGCGCGGTATCTcacgagctggtcgagggcctcgcaAAGGCAGGCGGTGGCTACGCCGAGGTCATCACCAACGTCTACGGCGGTGGCTGGGAAGATCGGGTCGTCGCTGTCCTAAGATCCGCCCTGACGGGCCACGTGGGAACTGTCGACATGCAGCTCAAGTGGCACGGAGATGATGGCCAAGAGCTCGTCCAGCCTCCCGTATCATTCAAGCAGTCCCCCGCCGACGTCTCAGCCATCAGTCCCTTTGTTCGCAACCGCGTCTTCTTACTTTTTGACTCTGGCGCGCAACTCGCGCAGCTTACAGCGGTGGAACTCAACATCAGAGTACCCGGCAGGAACGTCACTACCAAACGAGTTCTGCCGAAGCGCCTCCTACAACCAGACGCCACCCTGCACAAACTAGCCGTCCGGGCCCTGCTAGGCGACTTGGAGCGAGGCGAGAGCTGGCTGCATCGTCGCTGGGGCcgtgtcgacgatgccgtcgtccggCAGGAGGCCATCGACTTGGGCATGAAGTGGTCGCTCGTCTCCAAGTGGACGAGCCTGTAcgcggtcgaggaggagactACAGAGCCACTGGATATTGTAATCCCTGCCCTCGTACCATCTGATGATAGCgataacgacgacgatgcgctcttGCGGGCTCGCGGCACGGCCAACCAGAACGTTGGCCTGCTGGGTCCAGGTGCCAATGCCGACCGCGCCGGGACTGAGAGCGCATcggagagcgaggaggacgacgtcCAGTCCCTCCCTGATGATGGGTCGGACAGTGGGTCGGACGACGGAGACCATGGGCCGGGTGGTGgggccggtgccgccggacAGCACGGCTCCGGTTCCGGCGCAGGTGGGGCCGATGGTGGACCGGATGGCGGCCCCAACACGGCTCCTGGCGATGCTTCTGGCGATGCCTCTGGTGATGGCCCTCGTGGTGCTCCTGGAGATGCTcctggcgacgctgctgacggcggcgctgatgatgccgctgccTCAGGTCACGGCGGAGGAGCCAATGATTCCGGCAGCCGACCCATCGACGCCAGTGACGATGATTGGGACTCGGCATCTACGTCCCGGACGGGCTCACAAAATCGCCCGAGTTCCTTCACGTATCGGCGACAAGCGAGGCGGGGCGCAGGGCTCGTCCAACACCTGGGCGCCAGATCCCGATCCAGGACCCGGTCGAGATCGCGAACCCGCCACCGAAGCCACTCAGGCGCCCGCTCtgctggcctcgccgccgccgtcgttgccgccgccgccgccgcatttCCTTCTGATGCAGCTACGCACCGCGTACGTAGTAGCTCATTGAGGACCAGGAGCCGCGGCTCGGAGAGGGTGGGCCGAACTTCCGCACCAGGTACCGCTGGGCCTGTAGACTGGTGCGATGACCTCTCCAGCAGTGGGTCTGCCGATGGCATAGATATGAACGCCATTTCTGGCTCAGCCTCTTTCGATGGTAATCCGTTCACACCCGCAGAACAGGCTCCCGATGCGTGGGAGTCGACAGCGAGCAAGGAGAGGCCGCTCCCCGAAAGCTCGAGCCCCTATCCGTGGACCTCCACGCCGGCCCCGGCTAGGTCGCACCGGTTTGTTTCGGGCGGCACCGCCACCTCAAGTAGCAGCGACTGGCGCTTCAAGA AGAAGTCGGGTTTTGTCAAGGGATTGACAATGAGCGGCAGCACCGGAAGCACGACTGTACCTGAAATTGCCAATGCCATGAGGGCATTTGATCAGAGCATGCCGGCAACTAATTTATACGCACCCGCCATCCCCGTTGCGACGCGGCCCGCAGTTGGCCACGGCAGCATGGTCAGCGCACCCCCGCTGGGACCCCCGCCGGGGGCGACTCGCTCTGGGTCGCCGGAGGACGAGACATCGGAACGCGCTCGCCAGAGAGAGCTGCGACGGATTCGCGAAGCAACGACGGGGAGACTGTTTACCGGCATGCGCAGCGAGGCTCACGTGGCGTCGACTGGCGCTGCTCTGTCGCGCCCCCGAGACCGTGACAGCGACAAGGGGCGCGAAGCGAGGAGACTGGAATCGCGCGGTGATTCTCCCTCTGCGCTGCCGGAGGAGTCATCGGCGCGCCCTCGCGAAAGCGAaaaggagcgcgaggcgaggacaGGGAGCCTGCTGGACACGTTGCGCAGCGAGGCTCCTGAGACGGCGACCTccgaggcgtcggcgcgcgcccgcgaaACAGCGAGCGTGCTTGCCGGCATAGGCAGAAGCGAGACTCGCTCAGCATATGCTGACGAGTCAGCCTTTCCCTCCGCCGATGAGGATTATGTGATGGGAGTGGACCCCCCAAGCGAGGCTCGCCCAGCAGTGCCTGATGAGTCTTCGTCGCCTGCCCGCGGaagggaggaggcggaggggacTCACGGAACAGCGAGACCCTTCAGGTCGGGACCatccggcagcagcagcagcactacGCCTGCCAGCCCCGCTTCGTCTTTTCTTAGCAGTTGGCGTGGGCGTGCAAGAGGGAcgcgcggcgcatcgccgccgccggctcagTCGCCCAACCCGGGGGCGACTCCGCCTGCTGGCGTGGCAGAGATGCCCTCGACGCTATTCGCACCTCCTACGACGAGCGCCGCTAGGAGGTTCCGCGCTGGTCCGCGGAGAGGGCCTCTTACCTCGCCTTTGGCGAGAACGTCGATGCCCCCGAGTGCTTATGGAAACCCGGCATCGCCCCAGCCGTCCGTCACACAGCCAGGGCTTGACGACTCGAGGTACTACGCATACGGGACCATGACGCCCAATAGCGCGTCTCTGACGAGTGAATTGGGCATGGGTGCGCCCCCTCTGCAGTCAAGTTACCAGCAATCGAGTTACGCGCaggcctcggcgcccgtgtACAacccgccggcgtcgacattCTTCATGGACAGCGAACGATCGGCGCCCAAGACGCAGGaagagctggcggcggagcgcTTCGTGGGAGAGATACTTCGGTTCCAACGGTCGGACGGGAGCTTCCACTTccgggacgacgaggagctcaagcGTAGCCTAGGGCCATCGTTCTTCggggtggtgacggcgctCCTGCAGTACCTGGCCCGGGACAAGTGCCCGGAGCCGACCAAGCGGCtgttggcggtggcggcgggggtcgtggcgctcctcgaggagcagtTCGTGGCGTGCCGTGCGCTGTGGGTGCTGATGGTGGGTAAGGCGAGCGAATACGTGACAAGGAACGCGCCGCACGCGCGTTCAGGCGGACAGCTcatggaggaggcgaggcgcaacGTTAAGAGCATGAGCCGGGTTATGGGCGAGGTGGGAGACGTGCAGATGCGGGCCGAGAACGTGAGCGTGTTGACGAGCGCGCCGATTGCATTTTAG
- a CDS encoding uncharacterized protein (EggNog:ENOG503NVXZ), translating to MDLFVIDLQYPRDDEKVLLKLQAQDVHTERMHITDADIMILQKAKTERFRLVVRSKTGYSVLSQELTKDFFQTLAERNTADYSALSFEVLMNSSGKREVKKCPRGFSHLFFSDSKIEQVFTMGLAAVGGPVTQHQIEGPSPLTPMEGVEEG from the exons ATGGACCTCTTCGTCATTGACCTGCAGTATCCACGCGACGATGAGAAGGTGCTCTTGAAGCT TCAGGCACAGGACGTGCACACGGAGCGGATGCACAtcaccgacgccgacatcatGATCCTGCAAAAGGCCAAGACGGAGCgcttccgcctcgtcgtgcggAGCAAGACGGGCTACTCAGTCCTGAGCCAAGAGC TGACCAAAGACTTCTTCCAGACGCTGGCGGAGCGCAACACGGCCGACTACAGCGCTCTGTCGTTTGAGGTTCTCATGAACTCGTCGGGCAAGCGCGAAGTCAAGAAGTGTCCGCGTGGGTTCTCGCACCTCTTTTTCTCCGACAGCAAGA TCGAGCAAGTCTTCACCATGGGCCTCGCGGCCGTGGGAGGGCCGGTGACGCAGCACCAGATCGAAGGGCCGTCACCATTGACGCCGATGGAaggcgtggaggagggctGA
- the PEX2 gene encoding peroxisome assembly protein (Peroxin-2) (COG:O~TransMembrane:2 (i198-219o255-276i)~EggNog:ENOG503NXSS), giving the protein MTDSSFLQAQQRVAARRQAREAQAAARLAAQRESSRAAQQLQRLPFPLNRLADVVGAASSREGTRPAFRVAQVDAELLDEELVDLLRGQVGDALRYFAGGHLHDDWSAEIMLALRAVLFKLTVWDHDATYGAALQNLRYTDARRVGPVLVPPSRAQKSLYGLITVFGKYAWTRWEDWLLEQDDGHSQPSARVRLLSRWTSRLSTVHSAAALASFLIFLLRGRYRTLLDRILRMRLAAPTSQVSREVSFEYLNRQLVWHAFTEFLLFVLPLIGINRWRRWLSRTWRKTKEIIHTGPASGDGGGGVSARGEYAFLPERTCAICYQDQNDAATTETEVLAAASSSGGVIGSAQTDVTNPYETIPCGCVYCFVCLATRLEREEGEGWTCLRCGEHVKECRPWSGDVLEPVAERRRTSGAAKVVAFSDDVTGGLTEQDEDEEEEGFDALEESLEAGGSEEEEQ; this is encoded by the coding sequence aTGACCGACTCGAGCTTCCTacaggcgcagcagcgcgtcgccgcccgccggcaggcccgcgaggcccaagccgccgcccggctggccgcccagcgcgagtcgtcgcgcgccgcccagcagctgcagcggctgcccTTCCCGCTGAACCggctcgccgacgtggtcggcgccgcgtcgtcgcgtgAGGGCACCCGGCCGGCGTTCCGCGTGGCccaggtcgacgccgagcttcttgatgaagagctcgtcgacctgctgcgcggccaggtcggcgatgcgctgcgctACTTCGCAGGCGGCCACCTGCACGACGACTGGTCCGCCGAGATCAtgctggcgctgcgggccGTGCTTTTCAAGCTCACCGTCTGGGATCACGATGCCACCTatggcgctgcgctgcagaACCTCAGGTATACGGATGCGCGGCGCGTGGGGCCCGTCCTCGttccgccgtcgcgcgctcAGAAATCCCTTTACGGCCTCATCACCGTCTTCGGCAAGTACGCGTGGACGCGGTGGGAGGACTGGCTGCTggagcaggacgacggcCACAGCCAACCGAGCGCGCGAGTGCGCCTCCTCTCGCGGTGGACGTCGCGGCTTTCGACGGTGcactcggcggccgccttggcctctttcctcatcttcctcctGCGCGGCCGTTACCGCACACTACTGGACCGGATTCTGCGGATGCGGctggccgcgccgacgagtcAGGTCAGTCGCGAGGTATCGTTTGAGTACCTCAACCGGCAGCTTGTATGGCACGCCTTCACCGAGTTCCTGCTCTTCGTGCTGCCACTCATCGGCATCAaccgctggcggcgatggctcAGCCGCACCTGGCGCAAGACTAAGGAGATTATCCACACGGGGCCAGCAtccggagacggcggcggcggcgtgtcggCGCGTGGCGAGTATGCGTTCCTGCCGGAGCGGACGTGCGCCATCTGCTACCAGGACCAGAacgacgcggcgacgacggagacggaggtgctggcggcggcgtcctcgtcgggcggcgtcatcggcagCGCACAGACGGACGTCACGAATCCGTACGAGACGATACCGTGCGGCTGCGTGTACTGCTTCGTGTGCCTCGCGACGCGGCTAGAGcgcgaggaaggcgagggctGGACGTGCCTGCGGTGCGGCGAGCACGTCAAGGAGTGCCGGCCCTGGAGCGGCGACGTGCTGGAGCCGGTGGCGGAGCGGCGCaggacgagcggcgcggccaaggTGGTGGCCTTTTCCGACGACGTCACGGGCGGGCTGacggagcaggacgaggacgaggaagaggagggttTTGACGCGCTGGAGGAGTCTTTGGAGGCGGGAGGGtcagaggaagaggagcaaTGA
- a CDS encoding uncharacterized protein (EggNog:ENOG503NVXZ) — translation MVFTVSFGDAYTMAKIAFRIGQAFTKGKKSAPAEFREVESQLYSLSAALNAFSNARRSSDNAAPLIVDRTQLPANVPSHFSNNQDIILGMLASCQETLAHLEAIVNKYGVITAPTDASQPRMKRWGKDMLANWRKVQWTTEGGDLNTLRSNLTIQTNSLSLILGVVVNSQADRLQTDMDHISTMLGDIHEWYVENLKGKAGAPGVLGGVANAPTFGLNSTATFGVVAGQDAIVADAGQAAAPPKPLYFELHEQTGQKSKELCLKASLSNKVSGAYYSSSLRNNQLFTCGCSNSSEDAHRSAVEAYGCKNTRAVDSSIY, via the exons ATGGTCTTTACCGTCTCCTTTGGCGATGCCTACACCATGGCCAAGATCGCCTTCCGCATCGGCCAGGCCTTCACAAAGGGCAAAAAGTCGGCCCCAGCCGAGTTCCGCGAGGTCGAGTCCCAGCTGTACTCGCtcagcgccgccctcaacgccTTCTCTAACGCGCGCCGCTCCAGCGACAACGCCGCGcccctcatcgtcgaccgCACCCAGCTGCCCGCCAACGTGCCCTCCCACTTCTCCAACAACCAGGACATCATCCTCGGCATGCTGGCCAGCTGCCAGGAGACGCTCGCTCACCTTGAGGCTATCGTCAACAAGTACGGCGTCATCACGGCGCCGACTGACGCGAGCCAGCCGCGCATGAAGCGCTGGGGCAAGGACATGCTGGCCAACTGGCGCAAGGTGCAGTGGAccaccgagggcggcgacctcaaCACCCTTAGGAGCAACCTCACGATCCAGACGAACAGCCTGAGTCTCATCCTGGGAGTTGTCGTCAA CTCCCAGGCCGACCGCCTACAGACCGACATGGACCACATCTCAACCATGCTCGGCGATATACACGAGTGGTACGTCGAAAATCTCAAAGGAAAGGCCGGTGCGCCCGGCGTTCTCGGCGGAGTCGCGAATGCGCCGACATTCGGCTTGAACTCGACTGCGACatttggcgtcgtcgcggggcaGGATGCCATCGTGGCCGACGCGGGCCAAGCGGCGGCTCCTCCCAAGCCCCTGTACTTTGAACTACACGAGCAGACGGGACAAAAGTCCAAGGAGCTGTGTCTCAAAGCGTCGTTGAGCAACAAGGTCTCTGGCGCGTATTACAGCTCGTCGCTGCGAAACAACCAGCTCTTCACCTGCGGCTGCTCCAACTCTTCTGAGGACGCACATCGCTCTGCCGTAGAGGCATATGGGTGTAAGAATACCCGGGCGGTTGATTCATCGATATACTAG
- the FAD1 gene encoding FAD synthase (COG:E~COG:H~TransMembrane:1 (i95-113o)~EggNog:ENOG503NYKZ): MTRDGHPPVTNGSAKVPHVATPADADASPRVPRVLPDVCHTLRRKVLTFLDGETDDKVLRSTQVRARESMVVIEEALQRYGPDELSLSYNGGKDCLVLLILILACLPAATAHLPPKQPAHPSGNGSPPSVQPLKAIYIAPPDPFPEVEDFVSISTAQYHLDLTRYALPMRQALEAYQRDQPLVRAIFMGTRRTDPHSEFLTPFSPTDGDWPQLMRVNPVLDWHYAEIWTFIRRLDIPFCSLYNQGFTSLGGTRNTRPNPALALDGDAKSFRPAYELIRDDEERLGRDR, encoded by the exons ATGACTCGAGACGGGCACCCGCCGGTGACAAACGGCAGCGCAAAGGTGCCGCACGTCGCGACccccgccgatgccgatgcgtCGCCCCGGGTACCCCGCGTCCTGCCCGACGTGTGCCACACCCTGCGCCGCAAGGTCCTGACCTttctcgacggcgagaccgacgacaaggtgctgcgcagcacgcaggtccgcgcgcgcgagtcCATGGTGGTCATCGAAGAGGCGTTGCAGCGTTACGG ACCCGACGAGCTCTCTCTGTCGTACAATGGCGGCAAGGActgcctcgtcctgctcATCCTGATCCTCGCCTGCCtcccggccgccaccgcccacctGCCCCCGAAACAGCCAGCACATCCGTCCGGCAACGGCTCTCCGCCCTCGGTACAACCCCTCAAAGCTATATACATTGCGCCACCGGATCCGTTTCCCGAGGTGGAGGACTTTGTGTCCATATCGACGGCGCAGTACCACCTGGACCTGACGAGGTACGCCCTGCCCATGcgccaggccctcgaggcgtACCAGCGGGACCAGCCGCTCGTGCGGGCCATCTTCATGGGCACGCGGCGGACCGATCCGCACAGCGAGTTCCTCACGCCCTTTAGCCCGACCGACGGCGACTGGCCCCAGCTTATGCGCGTCAACCCGGTGCTGGACTGGCATTATGCCGAGATCTGGACG TTTATCCGACGTCTGGACATACCGTTCTGCAGCCTATACAACCAAGGATTCACGTCACTCGGCGGCACGAGGAATACGCGCCCGAACCCGGCACTGGcactcgacggcgacgcaaaGTCGTTCCGGCCGGCGTACGAATTGATtcgcgacgatgaggagcgcTTGGGGAGAGATAGGTAG
- the FAD1 gene encoding FAD synthase (COG:E~COG:H~TransMembrane:1 (i95-113o)~EggNog:ENOG503NYKZ) — MTRDGHPPVTNGSAKVPHVATPADADASPRVPRVLPDVCHTLRRKVLTFLDGETDDKVLRSTQVRARESMVVIEEALQRYGPDELSLSYNGGKDCLVLLILILACLPAATAHLPPKQPAHPSGNGSPPSVQPLKAIYIAPPDPFPEVEDFVSISTAQYHLDLTRYALPMRQALEAYQRDQPLVRAIFMGTRRTDPHSEFLTPFSPTDGDWPQLMRVNPVLDWHYAEIWTVSSSSSSCSSSSHLSHRLS; from the exons ATGACTCGAGACGGGCACCCGCCGGTGACAAACGGCAGCGCAAAGGTGCCGCACGTCGCGACccccgccgatgccgatgcgtCGCCCCGGGTACCCCGCGTCCTGCCCGACGTGTGCCACACCCTGCGCCGCAAGGTCCTGACCTttctcgacggcgagaccgacgacaaggtgctgcgcagcacgcaggtccgcgcgcgcgagtcCATGGTGGTCATCGAAGAGGCGTTGCAGCGTTACGG ACCCGACGAGCTCTCTCTGTCGTACAATGGCGGCAAGGActgcctcgtcctgctcATCCTGATCCTCGCCTGCCtcccggccgccaccgcccacctGCCCCCGAAACAGCCAGCACATCCGTCCGGCAACGGCTCTCCGCCCTCGGTACAACCCCTCAAAGCTATATACATTGCGCCACCGGATCCGTTTCCCGAGGTGGAGGACTTTGTGTCCATATCGACGGCGCAGTACCACCTGGACCTGACGAGGTACGCCCTGCCCATGcgccaggccctcgaggcgtACCAGCGGGACCAGCCGCTCGTGCGGGCCATCTTCATGGGCACGCGGCGGACCGATCCGCACAGCGAGTTCCTCACGCCCTTTAGCCCGACCGACGGCGACTGGCCCCAGCTTATGCGCGTCAACCCGGTGCTGGACTGGCATTATGCCGAGATCTGGACGgtaagcagcagcagcagcagctgcagcagcagcagccacctGTCTCACAGGCTTTCATGA